The Lytechinus pictus isolate F3 Inbred chromosome 17, Lp3.0, whole genome shotgun sequence genome contains a region encoding:
- the LOC135157153 gene encoding cytochrome P450 2U1-like translates to MMAEMINPTKISLSSSMITPVLSSAVISIIIAMVFRGLRRRLLLPPGPWFFQIRMAYYMLTMTFPSRVENIFEKLAMKYGKMFSFSFGSDINVIISDPEIIREAFVRNRAVCSDRQVMAAYKMIYGGDYNHRILLANGPLWKTARRVVSPCLRNIGTWGQQMESIIIHEADSLLGKLGEQTSKSFDPRHHINRAVANIIQTMVHGYSLDLDDPKLQQMIDSFQVTTSHPVVGRNSLRYFPFFYYMPRLRPLRQAMQFLKTTLSTAVYSQAIAYDHNNINTIVKRIMQAAEQDESTGEDRLKTREVWRLVFDLMLAGTDTTANTLQWAVLIMAHYPEIQKKVHEEIDRVLDERRPRLQDKKSMPYIQATIMEILRIRPVVPLAIPHVTSEEIVLRGCTIPKGAILTPNIWSCHHSAEFWDNPEVFNPDRFLRNDMKSLVDEPLAYMPFSCGSRKCLGDQLAKNELFLIFAKIMQKFNIDFEPGDRPESLDEGFDKGVILRPNAMKVRLLSRAIYRHEE, encoded by the exons ATGATGGCAGAGATGATCAATCCGACAAAAATCTCGTTGTCGAGCTCAATGATCACGCCTGTTCTTAGCAGTGcggtgatcagcatcatcatcgcaATGGTGTTCCGCGGTCTACGACGTCGCCTTCTTCTCCCTCCTGGCCCATGGTTCTTCCAGATCAGGATGGCATACTACATGTTGACGATGACATTCCCGTCGCGAGTGGAGAACATCTTCGAGAAGCTGGCGATGAAGTACGGGAAGATGTTTAGTTTTAGTTTCGGATCCgacatcaatgtcatcatcagTGATCCCGAGATCATCCGGGAAGCCTTCGTCAGGAATAGAGCAGTTTGCAGTGATCGTCAGGTTATGGCAGCGTACAAGATGATATATGGAGGAGATTACA ATCATCGTATCTTACTTGCAAATGGCCCTCTTTGGAAAACAGCCAGACGGGTGGTATCTCCTTGCCTCAGGAACATCGGCACATGGGGCCAACAGATGGAGTCAATCATCATTCATGAAGCAGACTCCTTGTTGGGCAAGCTTGGTGAGCAAACCTCAAAGTCATTCGATCCTCGTCATCACATCAACAGAGCCGTAGCCAACATCATCCAGACCATGGTGCACGGCTACAGTCTCGATCTCGACGACCCAAAACTTCAGCAGATGATAGATTCCTTCCAGGTAACCACGTCGCATCCAGTCGTCGGCCGGAACTCCTTACGGTATTTCCCATTCTTCTATTACATGCCAAGGTTACGCCCTCTACGGCAGGCTATGCAGTTCTTGAAGACCACGCTATCAACAGCCGTATATTCACAGGCGATTGCGTACGACCATAACAACATCAACACAATTGTAAAGCGTATTATGCAGGCTGCAGAACAGGATGAGAGTACGGGAGAGGACAGGTTGAAGACCAGAGAGGTTTGGAGATTGGTCTTTGATCTCATGCTTGCGGGGACAGACACCACAGCAAATACTCTTCAGTGGGCTGTTCTTATCATGGCGCACTACCCAGAGATTCAAAAGAAG GTTCATGAAGAGATCGACCGCGTTTTGGATGAAAGGAGACCACGTTTGCAAGACAAGAAATCAATGCCTTACATCCAAGCAACTATCATGGAAATATTACGCATCCGTCCAGTTGTACCACTGGCCATACCACACGTTACATCAGAAGAGATTGTATTGAGAGGGTGCACCATCCCTAAG gGTGCCATTCTAACGCCGAACATCTGGTCATGTCATCACAGTGCCGAGTTTTGGGATAACCCGGAAGTGTTTAACCCTGATAGGTTCCTGAGAAATGACATGAAGTCACTTGTTGATGAGCCTCTTGCGTACATGCCATTTAGCTGCG GCTCTCGGAAATGTCTTGGAGATCAACTGGCAAAAAACGAACTGTTCCTCATCTTCGCCAAGATCATGCAGAAATTCAACATCGACTTTGAGCCCGGAGATCGTCCAGAATCGCTCGATGAGGGGTTCGACAAAGGAGTGATATTACGACCGAATGCCATGAAAGTTCGATTACTGTCTCGTGCTATTTACCGGCATGAAGAATGA
- the LOC129280448 gene encoding protein DEK-like: MSSDEKANGVTMANEQKDEEMKTNTAEEDEKKDAQDQKDEQDVEGDKEGEEDDDEEEESSSEEELPLGSVEAPVQIMTGKRDRKKVERLVMKETPKTPEKQFVVPVGKGVKLADIPIVHHFIEKTKAQDLKPLHKFLFGKFVRDHRETKKNIRLFSGFDFTKEDNEYAKREAILCKFTMEGIKELCTTLDVEKKGNKDVIMERLMDFCMNPQPSGRPVPQKGKRGKPKGAKKTKSKKPKGKGKKGGGDASTGAEEDGDTTIDDGTEGDAEGDGGDTSMTEGESKPKKKKPKTPKPKKSEAKPKSPKKKKNANKTPTKQTKKSSPVKSPKKTPKKRKHDDIGGNSSDDEPLMKKANAPPTDKQIKETVKTILEGANLEEVTMKMVCRKVYDIYPQHPLQHKKDFIKSTVREIIS; the protein is encoded by the exons ATGTCGTCAGACGAAAAAGCAAATGGTGTTACGATGGCGAATGAACAGAAA GACGAAGAGATGAAAACTAACACAGCAGAAGAGGATGAGAAGAAGGATGCTCAAGATCAGAAAGATGAACAAGATGTAGAAGGTGACAAGGAAGGagaagaggatgatgatgaggaggaggaatcTTCATCAGAAGAAGAACTACCAT TGGGTTCTGTTGAAGCACCTGTTCAAATCATGACTggaaagagagacagaaagaaggTGGAACGACTTGTTATGAAAGAAACGCCCAAGACTCCGGAGAAGCAGTTTGTTGTCCCTGTTGGTAAAGGAGTCAAACTTGCAGACATCCCAATAG TTCACCATTTCATAGAGAAGACAAAGGCACAAGATCTCAAACCACTTCATAAATTCCTGTTTGGAAAGTTTGTTAGG GATCACAGAGAAACAAAGAAGAATATCAGACTCTTCTCAGGATTCGACTTCACGAAAGAAGATAATGAATACGCCAAGAGAGAGGCTATCTTGTGCAA ATTCACAATGGAAGGAATAAAAGAGTTGTGCACCACTCTTGATGTAGAAAAGAAAGGGAACAAGGATGTTATCATGGAGAGATTAATGGATTTTTGTATGAACCCACAACCTTCGGGTAGACCTGTACCACAAAAAG GGAAGAGAGGGAAACCGAAAGGAGCAAAGAAGACGAAATCGAAGAAGCCAAAGGGTAAGGGAAAGAAAGGTGGCGGCGATGCATCAACAGGAGCAGAAGAAGATGGAGATACCACGATAGATGATGGAACGGAAGGTGATGCGGAAGGAGATGGTGGTGATACCAGTATGACAGAAGGG GAGTCTAAACCAAAGAAGAAGAAACCCAAGACTCCGAAGCCAAAGAAATCAGAAGCAAAACCCAAGTCGcccaagaagaagaagaatgccAACAAGACTCCGACAAAGCAGACCAAGAAATCAAGTCCGGTCAAATCACCGAAGAAAACACCAAAGAAGAGGAAGCATGATGATATCG GTGGTAACAGTTCTGATGATGAACCTCTGATGAAGAAAGCTAATGCACCACCTACA GATAAGCAGATCAAAGAGACGGTAAAGACAATTCTTGAAGGAGCCAACCTAGAGGAAGTTACGATGAAGATGGTTTGCAGAAAGGTGTATGATATCTATCCCCAACATCCTTTACAACACAAGAAAGATTTCATCAAGTCAACGGTCAGAGAG ATTATTTCATGA